The Alteripontixanthobacter sp. genome has a window encoding:
- a CDS encoding TadE family protein has translation MTFLKTYASRMRSLKRDISGISIVEFALVLPVLLTMGLYGTEVARMASTKMQVSQIALSVADNASRLGQTDNSGVTPTITEADVDAVLDGAIRQGRSIGLEAEGRVILSSLEYDTFEAKQYIHWQRCRGTKVQASAYGNDTTENGINGPEITGMGQGTTKVTARSGEAVMYVEVYFTYRALFQNPFGSGDAEFREEAAFLIRDDRNLGPGLTGGTTNSSCA, from the coding sequence ATGACTTTTCTCAAAACATACGCGTCGCGGATGCGGTCGCTGAAGCGCGATATATCGGGGATCTCGATTGTCGAGTTCGCCTTGGTATTGCCGGTGTTGCTGACGATGGGCCTCTACGGTACCGAAGTGGCTCGTATGGCCAGTACCAAGATGCAGGTCAGCCAGATCGCGCTGTCGGTGGCCGATAACGCCTCGCGTCTGGGTCAGACCGATAATAGCGGGGTAACTCCGACCATCACCGAAGCCGATGTCGATGCGGTGCTCGACGGCGCAATACGGCAGGGCCGCTCGATCGGGCTGGAAGCCGAGGGGCGGGTGATCCTCTCCAGCCTCGAATATGACACGTTCGAGGCTAAGCAATATATCCATTGGCAACGCTGCCGGGGCACCAAGGTGCAGGCCTCTGCCTATGGCAACGATACGACCGAGAATGGGATCAATGGCCCCGAAATCACTGGAATGGGCCAGGGCACGACCAAGGTCACCGCGCGCAGCGGCGAGGCAGTGATGTATGTCGAGGTCTATTTTACCTACAGGGCATTATTCCAGAACCCGTTCGGCAGCGGCGATGCCGAGTTCCGGGAAGAGGCAGCGTTCCTGATCCGTGACGACCGCAATCTGGGACCGGGCCTGACGGGCGGCACCACCAATTCGTCTTGCGCCTGA
- a CDS encoding TadE/TadG family type IV pilus assembly protein, producing the protein MIGGLFRRLLRDERGTTVMEFGLMITVFMTLMLGLFDLGQMAYTKAILDGAVQSTAREVSLETGNVTAANAHLREMLALSAPGVTVTTSRVNYTDFADIERPETWDDADGSGVCDNNEAYTDENGNGNWDTDVASTGNGSASDVVILTVTATYDPLFPNPFTPGGVSERSLTSTAVKKNQPFADQAGYGSDAGVCA; encoded by the coding sequence ATGATCGGGGGGCTCTTCCGCAGGCTGCTCCGCGACGAGCGCGGCACCACCGTTATGGAATTCGGCCTGATGATCACCGTGTTCATGACGTTGATGCTGGGTTTGTTCGATCTGGGGCAGATGGCCTACACCAAGGCTATTCTGGACGGCGCAGTCCAGAGCACGGCGCGCGAAGTGTCGCTGGAAACGGGCAACGTTACCGCGGCCAATGCGCATTTGCGCGAGATGCTGGCTCTCAGCGCGCCGGGTGTCACGGTGACGACCTCGCGGGTCAATTATACCGATTTCGCCGATATCGAGCGCCCCGAGACATGGGACGATGCCGATGGCAGCGGCGTTTGCGACAATAACGAGGCCTATACGGACGAGAACGGCAACGGCAATTGGGATACCGACGTGGCCAGCACCGGGAATGGCAGCGCGAGCGACGTGGTCATTCTGACGGTGACCGCCACTTACGATCCGCTGTTTCCCAACCCCTTCACGCCCGGCGGAGTTTCAGAGCGCAGCCTGACCTCAACAGCAGTGAAAAAGAACCAGCCCTTCGCCGATCAGGCGGGATACGGCTCGGACGCGGGGGTTTGCGCCTGA